In Maniola hyperantus chromosome 20, iAphHyp1.2, whole genome shotgun sequence, the following are encoded in one genomic region:
- the Edc3 gene encoding enhancer of mRNA-decapping protein 3 has translation MSKWVGYAVSVNCAEPLGCYQGTIVEADGNTITLTKAFRNGFPYPKSQVTLNAADIKDLKIIEEAQPSAAKQTHSTVAVTKNNKKCQRVTVCENLQANPSHTNIQQNSNNGNGKAATARGPPAPPHAPPAPHAPPARSKPIDIQGSRNKNTTTGAGAAGAAGSAGKARPHERARRRDEACFGDAAEPACSDDFDFEGNLALFDKRALWEEMRGAAPARPDVVPASFRHDENVLGAAPPPQHIRLPDELRGPLQYAADDGRAVPSAAPRLRRAFWLGMRRRALLDAALTLLARAAADVALRLAGGTRRLEPRNAHQAPVAVVLAAHHRLGACGVQAARLLATHGVRAHVLLSGDAQRCAELRHEVQALQHAGGAVSARPAELPAPDVVLLALHDPLLDDAQEPHAAALRWAGGARAAVLALEPPAAGWEGVGCRAALQGGLPGALPAALGRVLLANVAPPAQLFRDLGVHYRPPFGACSVLALN, from the exons ATGTCCAAGTGGGTCGGGTACGCCGTGTCCGTGAACTGCGCGGAGCCCCTGGGCTGCTACCAGGGCACGATCGTGGAGGCCGACGGAAACACTATCACGCTGACTAAAGCATTTCGAAATGGATTTCCTTATCCCAAGTCTCAGGTTACTTTGAA TGCTGCTGACATAAAGGACTTGAAGATTATAGAGGAGGCGCAGCCGTCAGCGGCCAAGCAGACGCACAGCACAGTGGCGGTCACCAAGAACAACAAGAAGTGCCAGCGGGTGACCGTGTGTGAGAACTTGCAAGCAAACCCTTCCCACACAA ATATCCAACAGAACTCGAACAATGGAAACGGCAAGGCGGCGACTGCCCGCGGCCCCCCCGCCCCGCCGCACGCCCCGCCCGCCCCGCACGCCCCGCCCGCCCGCAGCAAGCCCATAGACATCCAGGGGagcagaaataaaaatactactACCG GCGCGGGTGCGGCGGGTGCGGCGGGCTCGGCGGGCAAGGCGCGGCCGCACGAGCGCGCGCGGCGCCGCGACGAGGCGTGCTTCGGCGACGCGGCCGAGCCCGCCTGCAGCGACGACTTCGACTTCGAGGGCAACCTCGCGCTGTTCGACAAGCGCGCGCTGTGGGAGGAGatgcgcggcgcggcgccggcgCGGCCCGACGTGGTGCCGGCGTCCTTCCGCCACGACGAGAACGTGctgggcgccgcgccgccgccgcagcACATCCGCCTGCCCGACGAGCTGCGCGGCCCGCTGCAGTACGCGGCGGACGACGGGCGCGCCGTGCCgtccgccgcgccgcgcctgcGCCGCGCCTTCTGGCTCGGCATGCGGCGCCGCGCGCTGCTGGACGCGGCGCTCACGCTGctggcgcgcgccgccgccgacGTGGCGCTGCGCCTGGCGGGCGGCACGCGGCGCCTCGAGCCGCGCAACGCGCACCAGGCGCCCGTCGCCGTCGTGCTGGCGGCGCACCACAG GCTGGGCGCGTGCGGCGTGCAGGCGGCGCGGCTGCTGGCTACGCACGGCGTGCGCGCGCACGTGCTGCTGAGCGGCGACGCGCAGCGCTGCGCCGAGCTGAGACACGAAGTGCAG GCGCTGCAGCACGCCGGCGGCGCCGTGAGCGCGCGGCCGGCCGAGCTGCCCGCGCCCGACGTGGTGCTGCTGGCGCTGCACGACCCGCTGCTGGACGACGCGCAGGAGCCGCACGCCGCGGCGCTGCgctgggcgggcggcgcgcgggCCGCCGTGCTGGCGCTGGAGCCGCCCGCCGCGGGCTGGGAGGGCGTGGGCTGCCGCGCGGCGCTGCAGGGCGGGCTGCCGGGCGCGCTGCCCGCCGCGCTGGGCCGCGTGCTGCTGGCCAACGTGGCGCCGCCCGCGCAGCTGTTCCGCGACCTGGGCGTGCACTACCGCCCGCCCTTCGGCGCCTGCAGCGTGCTGGCGCTCAACTAG